Proteins from one Impatiens glandulifera chromosome 2, dImpGla2.1, whole genome shotgun sequence genomic window:
- the LOC124927506 gene encoding double-stranded RNA-binding protein 2-like: MFKNQLQELAQRSCFNLPSYTCFREGPDHAPRFKVKVNFNGETFESPSFCSTIRQAEYSAAEVALDALVNRGPSHSLAARILDETGVYKNLLQDISQRVGSLFPTYTTFRSGLGHMPVFTSVVELAGVRFTGKPAKNKKQAEKNAAMTAWTSLKQLIPQQSEHMSGRANRDEPEHVSVARALNTFVHKARMSRVQFPIIFPQNHKPPSTQENSTRTSRILPLIFSNDNNQEKPITRRQASFPQTQQLSMGNQGNQQSQNFPVIGTAPYRPFRLRTTTQHGIAPPVAVRNTVPVYSPPSKLRWTPATAATSSASPPACFRKLAPVFAAPPVKIEQYCPVSNGECKIGNDEGKKKETGDVAQKLQEMKI, encoded by the exons ATGTTCAAAAATCAACTTCAAGAGCTGGCGCAGCGGAGCTGCTTCAACCTACCTTCCTATACATGTTTTAGGGAAGGTCCCGATCATGCTCCTCGATTCAAGGTCAAAGTGAACTTTAACGGTGAGACCTTTGAGAGCCCTAGTTTCTGTTCGACCATAAGGCAAGCGGAGTATTCAGCAGCGGAGGTGGCGCTTGATGCGCTAGTAAATCGGGGACCATCTCACTCGTTGGCTGCTAGGATTCTG GATGAGACTGGGGTTTATAAGAATCTCTTGCAAGACATTTCACAAAGAGTTGGATCATTGTTCCCAACTTATACAACTTTCCGCTCTGGGCTTGGGCATATGCCAGTCTTCACCAGTGTTGTGGAATTGGCTGGAGTCAGATTTACTGGGAAACCAGCAAAGAACAAGAAACAAGCTGAAAAGAATGCAGCTATGACAGCATGGACCTCTTTGAAACAGT TAATACCACAACAGTCTGAGCACATGTCGGGAAGGGCTAATAGGGATGAACCGGAGCATGTTTCCGTTGCACGAGCTCTTAATACTTTTGTTCATAAGGCAAGAATGTCTCGTGTACAATTTCCAATAATCTTCCCTCAGAATCATAAACCACCCAGCACTCAGGAAAATTCTACTAGAACATCGAGAATCCTTCCATTAATCTTCTCCAACGACAATAACCAGGAAAAACCCATCACTCGCCGCCAAGCAAGCTTTCCCCAAACCCAACAACTGTCAATGGGAAACCAAGGGAATCAGCAATCTCAGAATTTCCCTGTCATTGGAACAGCACCTTATAGGCCTTTCCGACTCCGAACCACCACTCAGCATGGAATTGCACCACCTGTCGCAGTAAGGAACACAGTACCAGTTTATTCTCCACCATCAAAGCTGAGATGGACTCCAGCTACTGCTGCTACTTCTTCGGCTAGCCCACCTGCTTGTTTCAGGAAGTTGGCTCCTGTGTTTGCTGCTCCACCTGTTAAGATAGAGCAGTACTGCCCCGTTTCTAATGGAGAATGCAAGATTGGTAATGATGAAGGTAAGAAGAAGGAAACTGGTGATGTGGCACAGAAATTGCAGGAAATGAAGATTTAA